In Halorussus halophilus, the DNA window TCTCGTGTTCGCCCTCGCGGGCTTCCTCGTCCACGACGTACACGAACAGGTCCCGTTCATGCTGCTGGACTCGCTGGAGGCAATCGACTCCGGACGCATCGCGTCGCTCGTAGAGTACTTCGAGTCCTACGTCGATTACATGGTCGTCGCGCTCCTCCCAGAGGACGCCAGCGCGCTCACCGACGAGTACGAGCGCATTACCGACATTTAATCACACCCCTGTATTCTTCCCGAACGACGGTTTCGGTGTCGTAGCAACGACTCACGTCGTGGTGTTCGTAACTTATTTATGATACTACAGCGTTTTGCAAAAGTAACGAGTAGTTACGGCTTTATTCAGTGAAATATGGTTGCCTACTACCGAATCGCGAACCGCCGGACAGTCCTGGCTCTCGCTCCCCCGAGTTAGGCTTCGACCTCCTTCGCCTGTTTGCGGAGCCACGCGCGCAGGTTCTGCGTGGGAATGTTCAGTTCCTGCGTGTTTTGGGCCAGGTTCGGGTAGCCACCGACCTCGTCCTGACTGTCGATTACTGACCCGCCAGCGTTCTCGATGATTCGCTCGTCGTGTTCGGTCCGGTCGGCCGGTCGCGCCCCAGCGTTCGCCAGGTTGTGGCCTTTCGTCTCGCTCGAGGAAATCGCCGAGAGGTTCTCCGGCCACAACGGCCGCTGGTCGAGTTCCGTGATGGTGTTTCCGACCATCGGTCGGTCTGCGTCCCAGTCTAAGACGTTGTCCGCGGCGAAGACGCTGCCCTTCACGAAGACGTTCGCCTTGTCGCTCTATAGCCATTCGAAGACGGTTCCGACGATGCGGACGACGTGGCAATCGAATCCTCGTAATCCCCAACCGCGCCGTTTCCTTTCTCCGCGCATTCTCACCGTCGAATCTGTGTCGCTACGGTACCAGTACGGCCATTCCCGAGACGGGAATCGACTGGATGGCGCGGCTTTCGCGATTCGTGTCCTCATGTCTCGGTCAGATACGATTGAACGGTTGCTATCAGGGCCGTAACACACGATATGGGAGCTCTCGCTGTATTTTCTATATACTGGCGTTCCCGTCCTCCGAACGCTCGAACGAACAACGGTCAAAATCCGATTAGAGTGCCGGATTACTGGTCGAGACTGTTGATTTCAGCTTCGAAGCCTGCTCGTCGCTGCCATTTCCATTACAGCGTTAGTTGTGTAATGGTTTGGCCTAGTCACCCGGGGGTCGCACGGTACCATGGACCACGAGTAGGGGTCGTTCCCCTGTGAGGAACGTGATGCTGGCCGACCCAGGACGACTGAAGTCGGTGTCTATCGTCAACGCCGCCATGTCAATCGGCCGAACCTGTCGTCAGTACGGCTGGTATCCGCTGACGCTCCGGCCCGAGCAAAACAATTATTGGTGGTTTCACGCAAGGGTGTACCACTGATAATGGTTGACGACTCTGAACCCAGTACACTCGACGTCGGACTCGTCGGTATCGGTAGCCTCGGCATCCGACTCGGCCGCCAGTTCACCGAACTTCCCGGCTCCGAACTCGTCGCACTCGCGGACGAGAATCTTCCGTTCTTCGAGCGTCCGCAGGTGGCTGTGGATGGTGCTTTTCGAGTGGCCGAGTTCGTTCGCCAGTTCGGTGACGCCGACATGTTCTCGGGTCTACAGGAGCTCGATGATGTTGAACGCTATCTTGACCGACCGAATTGTCCGCCCGGGGCGTTCGTCCGCGGCGTTTGGCATACCAGAGGTATGGTACCACCTCCTTATAGTTCTGTTCCCGTCTGGGGAACTCTGGCGCAGGCTACAATCGTCACTTATCCGCCACGACGAACAAGCGGAGGTCGTTGACGTTCGTTCCCGTCGGACCAGTGACGAACAGGGCGTCGCGCGCGTCGAGGAACCCCTCGACGTCGTGGTTCCTGAGTACGTCCCGAGCCTCCGACGCTGGCGTCGCAGTGTCACGTGTGACGACGGCACCTGCGGCATCCGATGCACCGTCGATACCGTCGGTGTCCACGCTGGCGACGGTCACACCGTCTTCGCCGAGTTCGATGGCCGCACTGAGCGCGAACTCTTGATTGGGGCCGCCGACGCCGTCGCCATCGTGGGTGACTGTCGTTTCGCCCCCGGAGAGGAGTACGGCCGGCGCGTCGAGGGGAGTTCCGGTTGCGACGCATTCTTCGGCGATACCGACGAGCGCCTTGGCGACTTCGGCGGCCTCCCCTCGAACACGGGAACTGAGAATCATCGGCTCGTACCCGGCATCTCGCGCCACTTCAGCGGCTCCCCGAAGCGCCGTGTTGCCGTCGGCGAGGACGTACTGTTGGACGGACTCGAAGACGGCGTCTCCGGACCCGGGCGTCTCCGGATACTCGCCAGCGTCTCCTCGTCGAAGTCGCTTCTCGACCACTTCGGGAACGTCCACGCCGTACCCCTCGACGACTTCGAGGGCGTCCGCGAACGTCGATTCGTCGGGCGTCAACGGCCCGCTGGCGATGACGTCTAAGCGATTGCCGACAACGTCGCTGAACACGAACCCTAGCACCGGTGTCGGGGCGGCTAGCTCTGCGAGTTGCCCACCCTTGAGGTCCGAACAGTGTTTGCGTACGGCGTTGATTTCGTCGATGCTCGCACCGCTGGTCAACAGCTCTTCGGTCGTTTTCTGGAGGTCGGCGAGAGTGATTCCGTCCGTCGGTGCGGTCAACAGCGCGCTCCCGCCGCCGGTGACGATGGCGATGAGGAGGTCGTCGGTGCCAGCCGACGCCACCGTTTCGAGGACCGTTCGCGTGTTCTCGACGCCGCGCTCGCTCGGCACCGGATGGTCGCCCGCCAGTACGTCGATTCGCTCCGTCTCGACGGGGTTGTCCGTGACGACTGCTCCCCCGGTGAGCCGCTCGCCCAGGACGTCTTCGAGCGCGCTCGCCGCCGTCGCGGCCGCGTTTCCGCCCCCGACGACGAACACGTCGTCGTACGTCGAGAGGTCGTAGCGGTCGCCGTCAACTCGGAGGTCCGTCCCGTCCAGCGACACGTGCTCGGCAACCACCGTCGCTGGTTCAGCGGCGCGAATCCCGGCGGTGACACACTCCCGAGCGAGCTTTCGACTCGGGTCGTCCGCGGCATCCTCGTTCTCGGTCATGGCTGAGCGTAGTCGTACTCCCACATAGAAGTCCCGACTCGGGAGGAGAGTAGCATGACGTCCTATTCGCTCGACTCGAAGGTGGTACCATGCCCCAACGCCACTCGTGGGGGGTGCGTGAACCACGACGATTCACCGAAGGCGCGAAAGGTGTCCAACTGACGGAGGCGAGCTATCAGGCGTGGGACGAAGAACGGAAGGTCTTCGTCGACGAACTTCTGCTCTGAACAGAACGGCACGCCGGAATACCTTCTCCGAGAACAGATTTTCGATGGTAAATCAGTCGTCTGCGGACTCCTCCCCGCTCGTCGTTTCGTGCAGGGACGGTGCCACGAAGGCCCCCGAGTCGAAGCGGATGGGCGAGGGTTCTTCGAGAACGCGGAGGTCGTCGC includes these proteins:
- a CDS encoding glycerate kinase type-2 family protein; the encoded protein is MTENEDAADDPSRKLARECVTAGIRAAEPATVVAEHVSLDGTDLRVDGDRYDLSTYDDVFVVGGGNAAATAASALEDVLGERLTGGAVVTDNPVETERIDVLAGDHPVPSERGVENTRTVLETVASAGTDDLLIAIVTGGGSALLTAPTDGITLADLQKTTEELLTSGASIDEINAVRKHCSDLKGGQLAELAAPTPVLGFVFSDVVGNRLDVIASGPLTPDESTFADALEVVEGYGVDVPEVVEKRLRRGDAGEYPETPGSGDAVFESVQQYVLADGNTALRGAAEVARDAGYEPMILSSRVRGEAAEVAKALVGIAEECVATGTPLDAPAVLLSGGETTVTHDGDGVGGPNQEFALSAAIELGEDGVTVASVDTDGIDGASDAAGAVVTRDTATPASEARDVLRNHDVEGFLDARDALFVTGPTGTNVNDLRLFVVADK